A stretch of candidate division KSB1 bacterium DNA encodes these proteins:
- a CDS encoding bifunctional UDP-3-O-[3-hydroxymyristoyl] N-acetylglucosamine deacetylase/3-hydroxyacyl-ACP dehydratase — protein sequence MLRQQQTIKKAISYSGIGLHTGSKAKVTFKPAPVNSGIRFKRVDLENSVEIPADIDHVVDISRGTTLGLGEVRIHTVEHVLAAIAGLEIDNILVEIDGNEPPVGDGSAMPFVKVLLDAGLVEQDSPKDYLNIDRTLTYSDPANGVDLVVVPSDEFRITFMVDYKNPALGTQYTSMYSLTDEFVSEYAPARTFCFLHEVEQLWEAGLIKGGSLDNAIVICDRQMSDEELEALRRKLNLSEDIKLGKNGILNGRELRYPNEPVRHKALDLIGDLALLGVPLRAHVLAARSGHAANVELVKGIRKEYKKQLIKAKYQKTSVEGLVMDIDGIQRILPHRYPFLLVDKIVDLIPQEKVVGVKNVTVSEWFFQGHFPGRPIMPGVLILEAMAQVGGLLLLDAEDDPVGKLVYFAGIDNVRFRKPVLPGDQLVFEVEIVKFRKTLSKMAGKAFVAGDLVCEAEFSAAIVDEKLVPHKE from the coding sequence CAGGGAGCAAGGCCAAGGTCACCTTCAAGCCGGCCCCCGTCAACAGTGGCATCCGCTTCAAGCGCGTGGACTTGGAGAACTCGGTGGAGATACCCGCCGACATCGACCACGTGGTGGATATCTCCCGTGGCACGACTCTCGGCCTTGGTGAGGTGCGCATCCACACGGTGGAGCATGTGTTGGCGGCCATTGCCGGCCTGGAGATCGACAACATCCTGGTGGAAATCGACGGCAACGAGCCGCCGGTGGGCGACGGCAGCGCCATGCCCTTCGTCAAGGTGTTGCTGGACGCCGGACTGGTGGAGCAGGATTCGCCCAAGGACTATTTGAACATCGATCGCACCCTCACCTACAGCGACCCGGCCAACGGGGTTGATCTGGTAGTGGTGCCCTCCGACGAATTCCGCATCACCTTCATGGTGGATTATAAGAACCCTGCCTTGGGCACGCAGTACACCTCGATGTACTCGCTGACCGACGAGTTTGTCAGCGAGTATGCGCCGGCGCGCACCTTCTGCTTCCTGCACGAGGTGGAGCAGTTGTGGGAAGCCGGCCTCATCAAGGGTGGCAGCTTGGACAACGCCATCGTCATCTGCGACCGGCAGATGAGCGACGAGGAGTTGGAGGCACTGCGCCGCAAGCTGAACCTCAGCGAGGACATCAAACTGGGCAAGAACGGTATTCTCAACGGCCGCGAGCTGCGCTATCCCAACGAGCCGGTGCGGCACAAGGCCTTAGACCTCATCGGTGACTTGGCGCTGCTGGGCGTGCCGTTGCGCGCCCACGTGTTGGCCGCGCGCTCAGGCCATGCCGCCAACGTCGAGCTGGTCAAGGGCATCCGCAAGGAGTACAAGAAGCAGCTCATCAAGGCCAAGTACCAGAAGACCTCCGTGGAAGGCCTGGTCATGGATATCGATGGCATCCAGCGCATTCTGCCCCATCGCTATCCGTTTCTCCTGGTGGACAAGATCGTGGACCTGATCCCGCAGGAGAAAGTGGTGGGCGTGAAGAACGTCACCGTCAGCGAGTGGTTTTTCCAGGGGCACTTTCCCGGCAGGCCCATCATGCCTGGCGTGCTCATCCTGGAGGCGATGGCGCAGGTGGGCGGCCTGTTGCTGCTGGACGCCGAGGACGACCCCGTGGGCAAACTGGTCTACTTCGCCGGCATCGACAACGTCCGCTTCCGCAAGCCGGTCTTGCCTGGGGACCAATTGGTCTTTGAAGTGGAGATTGTCAAATTCCGCAAGACGCTTTCCAAGATGGCCGGCAAGGCCTTTGTCGCCGGAGACCTGGTCTGTGAGGCGGAGTTTTCCGCCGCCATAGTTGACGAAAAGCTGGTACCGCACAAGGAGTAA